Proteins co-encoded in one Montipora capricornis isolate CH-2021 chromosome 12, ASM3666992v2, whole genome shotgun sequence genomic window:
- the LOC138027707 gene encoding uncharacterized protein isoform X2, protein MKYPRVKTPCGGFRFLVVLMMCFTILVHISAVDDQRPNNHDVHATGQKAESMLFRERRGIKKNTTENPQDIEKRVKILEGRLDALMRFPRLGSSGNSCNSLIAYLLGKHIQNSGKEKMGPLGPPGPPGKPGLNGKNGSKGEPGKPSTNTPLPGPPGPKGQQGAPGPQGAKGEKGQKGTAKSGVKYVRWGRTTCPSGAQIVYKGIIGGENHLHQGGGVNYLCLPHNPKYDKYKDGNQYAAHIFGTEYHVSQYNGDPFKRNLDDHDAPCVVCFVTSRGSMLMMPARNDCPSGWTDEYHGYLMTAYHGHRHSSDFICVDGDPEYVPGSHANKNGALLHPVEGRCGSLPCLPYVSGRELTCAVCTK, encoded by the exons ATGAAGTACCCGCGAGTGAAAACCCCTTGTGGTGGTTTCCGTTTCCTTGTTGTGTTAATGATGTGCTTTACCATTTTGGTCCACATCTCAGCCGTGGATGATCAGCGTCCAAATAATCACGATGTCCATGCAACTGGACAAAAGGCTGAGTCGATGCTGTTTCGCGAACGCAGAGGAATTAAGAAAAACACCACTGAAAACCCACAGGACATTGAAAAACGAGTGAAAATCCTTGAAGGGAG ACTTGATGCACTGATGCGGTTCCCTCGTCTGGGATCAAGTGGGAATTCTTGCAATTCACTTATAGCCTACCTTTTGG GAAAGCATATCCAAAACAGTGGAAAAGAAAAGATGGGACCTCTTGGACCCCCTGGTCCACCAGGGAAACCAGgattgaatggaaaaaatggctccaaag GAGAACCAGGAAAGCCTAGCACAAACACGCCGTTACCAGGCCCTCCTGGTCCTAAAGGACAACAAGGAGCCCCAGGACCTCAAGGCgccaaaggagaaaaaggacaaaagGGGACTGCAAAGTCGGGTGTGAAGTATGTTCGATGGGGAAGGACCACATGTCCCAGTGGTGCTCAGATCGTCTATAAAG GGATAATTGGGGGTGAAAACCACCTCCATCAAGGTGGTGGAGTCAACTACCTTTGTCTTCCTCACAATCCAAAGTACGACAAGTACAAAGATGGTAACCAGTATGCAGCACACATTTTCGGCACTGAGTATCATGTCAGTCAATACAACGGAGACCCTTTTAAGAGAAATCTCGATGATCATGACGCACCCTGTGTTGTCTGCTTCGTGACGTCACGTGGTTCAATGCTGATGATGCCCGCAAGGAATGACTGTCCATCTGGATGGACTGACGAGTATCATGGGTATCTGATGACTGCATATCATGGTCACAGACATTCAAGTGATTTCATCTGTGTCGATGGTGATCCAGAATATGTTCCTGGTAGCCATGCTAACAAAAATGGTGCCTTGCTGCATCCCGTGGAAGGACGCTGTGGTTCACTTCCCTGTCTTCCATATGTCAGCGGTCGAGAGTTGACATGCGCCGTCTGCACCaagtaa